A part of Brassica rapa cultivar Chiifu-401-42 chromosome A05, CAAS_Brap_v3.01, whole genome shotgun sequence genomic DNA contains:
- the LOC103869753 gene encoding auxin-responsive protein IAA26 isoform X1, whose protein sequence is MEGCPISRETCPKLLDLIPQERKWYHDKEKNNSDQEKKLELRLAPPGGDEEDLSAMKKKKNLETRNNIKKEAEDKPIFNLSGNHFSPSNKTTYAPPHISHKRTAPGPVVGWPPVRSFRKNLASSSSSKLGNDQINKSGEGEKQVEPKREGMFVKINMDSVPIGRKVDLNAYSTYEQLSLAVDKLFRGLLAAQRDTSGGEGEEQPIIGLLNGKGEFTLTYEDNEGDKMLVGDVPWQMFVSSVKRLRVIKSSEISSALKFGCSKQRENEELKWLSGTSVCVEGSHSF, encoded by the exons atggaAGGTTGTCCAATAAGCAGAGAAACCTGTCCTAAACTCCTTGATTTGATTCCTCAAGAAAGAAAATGGTACCATGATAAAGAGAAGAACAACTCAGATCAAGAAAAGAAACTTGAGCTAAGGCTTGCACCACCCGGTGGTGATGAAGAAGATCTTTCAgctatgaagaagaagaagaacttagAGACAAGAAACAACATCAAGAAGGAAGCTGAAGACAAACCTATCTTCAATCTCAGTGGAAACCATTTCTCTCCTTCCAACAAAACCACTTATGCTCCTCCTCACATCTCTCATAAAAG AACTGCTCCTGGTCCAGTGGTGGGATGGCCTCCGGTTCGTTCGTTCAGAAAGAACCTAGCGAGCTCAAGCTCTTCAAAGCTCGGAAACGATCAAATCAACAAGAGTGGTGAGGGAGAGAAGCAAGTCGAACCTAAGAGGGAAGGAATGTTTGTAAAGATAAACATGGATAGTGTTCCAATAGGTAGAAAAGTCGATCTCAATGCTTACAGTACCTACGAACAGCTCTCTTTAGCTGTTGACAAACTCTTCAGAGGTCTACTCGCAG CTCAAAGAGACACCTCTGGTGGTGAAGGAGAGGAGCAACCGATCATTGGTTTATTGAATGGTAAAGGAGAATTTACTTTAACGTATGAAGACAATGAAGGAGACAAGATGCTTGTTGGGGATGTTCCTTGGCA AATGTTCGTTTCATCTGTGAAGAGACTGCGTGTGATTAAAAGCTCTGAGATTTCATCTGCCTTGAAAT TTGGATGCAGTAAGCAAAGAGAAAATGAGGAACTGAAGTGGCTTTCAGGAACTTCTGTCTGCGTCGAAGGGTCTCATAGTTTTTAA
- the LOC103869753 gene encoding auxin-responsive protein IAA26 isoform X2, with amino-acid sequence MEGCPISRETCPKLLDLIPQERKWYHDKEKNNSDQEKKLELRLAPPGGDEEDLSAMKKKKNLETRNNIKKEAEDKPIFNLSGNHFSPSNKTTYAPPHISHKRTAPGPVVGWPPVRSFRKNLASSSSSKLGNDQINKSGEGEKQVEPKREGMFVKINMDSVPIGRKVDLNAYSTYEQLSLAVDKLFRGLLAAQRDTSGGEGEEQPIIGLLNGKGEFTLTYEDNEGDKMLVGDVPWQMFVSSVKRLRVIKSSEISSALKFFICICSWMQ; translated from the exons atggaAGGTTGTCCAATAAGCAGAGAAACCTGTCCTAAACTCCTTGATTTGATTCCTCAAGAAAGAAAATGGTACCATGATAAAGAGAAGAACAACTCAGATCAAGAAAAGAAACTTGAGCTAAGGCTTGCACCACCCGGTGGTGATGAAGAAGATCTTTCAgctatgaagaagaagaagaacttagAGACAAGAAACAACATCAAGAAGGAAGCTGAAGACAAACCTATCTTCAATCTCAGTGGAAACCATTTCTCTCCTTCCAACAAAACCACTTATGCTCCTCCTCACATCTCTCATAAAAG AACTGCTCCTGGTCCAGTGGTGGGATGGCCTCCGGTTCGTTCGTTCAGAAAGAACCTAGCGAGCTCAAGCTCTTCAAAGCTCGGAAACGATCAAATCAACAAGAGTGGTGAGGGAGAGAAGCAAGTCGAACCTAAGAGGGAAGGAATGTTTGTAAAGATAAACATGGATAGTGTTCCAATAGGTAGAAAAGTCGATCTCAATGCTTACAGTACCTACGAACAGCTCTCTTTAGCTGTTGACAAACTCTTCAGAGGTCTACTCGCAG CTCAAAGAGACACCTCTGGTGGTGAAGGAGAGGAGCAACCGATCATTGGTTTATTGAATGGTAAAGGAGAATTTACTTTAACGTATGAAGACAATGAAGGAGACAAGATGCTTGTTGGGGATGTTCCTTGGCA AATGTTCGTTTCATCTGTGAAGAGACTGCGTGTGATTAAAAGCTCTGAGATTTCATCTGCCTTGAAAT TTTTCATCTGTATTTGCAGTTGGATGCAGTAA